One genomic region from Lysobacterales bacterium encodes:
- a CDS encoding NUDIX domain-containing protein, with product MTRSNTPVPEQQTPEPPILTVAAVIADAQGRVLLVRKRDTAVFIQPGGKREPGEAPLATLARELNEELGVELIESSAIALGEFEAAAVNESGRRVRALAYAVQVTGRAQAQAEIAELAWVEAVNPAVTVAPLSSDHILPAWAAHARDGGR from the coding sequence ATGACTCGATCCAACACGCCCGTTCCTGAGCAGCAAACTCCTGAGCCGCCCATCCTGACCGTGGCCGCCGTGATCGCCGACGCCCAAGGGCGCGTGTTGCTGGTGCGCAAGCGCGACACCGCTGTGTTCATCCAGCCCGGCGGCAAGCGCGAGCCCGGCGAAGCTCCGCTGGCAACGCTGGCGCGTGAGCTGAACGAGGAGCTGGGGGTCGAGCTGATCGAGTCCAGCGCGATCGCACTCGGCGAGTTCGAGGCCGCCGCGGTCAACGAAAGCGGGCGGCGCGTGCGGGCACTCGCCTATGCGGTGCAGGTCACTGGCCGGGCTCAGGCACAGGCGGAGATCGCCGAGCTTGCATGGGTCGAAGCCGTCAATCCCGCGGTAACCGTGGCACCGCTCAGCAGCGACCACATCCTGCCGGCCTGGGCTGCGCACGCACGCGACGGAGGGCGATGA
- a CDS encoding DUF2384 domain-containing protein, whose protein sequence is MAVRTRAPAAVAKPPATSTRRHGVREFVAAEPGSSPSPALSQSPLARHAQLGHRVPRQVMLQLIDTLPGDVPARLQAVGLGEASLKRFRAQPRQPLSEEHAERTLEISRLVQMAREVLGSVEAADTWLATSQRALDFQLPRALLRTAPGRMAVEQLLGRIEYGIYS, encoded by the coding sequence ATGGCTGTCCGCACCCGCGCACCTGCGGCCGTTGCCAAGCCGCCCGCCACTTCCACGCGCCGCCACGGAGTGCGCGAGTTCGTCGCGGCTGAGCCTGGCAGCAGCCCCTCACCCGCGCTGTCCCAGTCGCCACTGGCGCGGCACGCCCAGCTGGGTCATCGGGTGCCTCGGCAGGTCATGCTGCAGCTGATCGACACTCTGCCTGGTGACGTGCCTGCGCGCCTGCAGGCGGTCGGCTTGGGCGAAGCCAGCCTCAAGCGCTTTCGTGCCCAGCCGCGTCAGCCCCTGAGCGAAGAGCACGCCGAACGCACGCTGGAGATCAGTCGATTGGTGCAAATGGCGCGCGAAGTGCTGGGCAGTGTTGAGGCTGCCGACACGTGGCTTGCCACTTCGCAGCGCGCGCTCGATTTCCAGCTTCCACGCGCACTGCTGCGCACCGCGCCGGGCCGCATGGCTGTCGAGCAGCTGCTCGGCCGAATCGAGTACGGCATCTACTCGTGA
- a CDS encoding RES family NAD+ phosphorylase encodes MIVWRVEALKHADTALHGIGAARFGGRWNRVGTALVYTSTTLALAAFEKFVHAERQVADIALVALGFELPAGCVLDRPAALPADWRAAAAPSSTQQWGSDWARGGSTLAAAVPSVLLPTDHWLSHGEYNVLINCAALPPNSLREVARLPYAYDPRAWKN; translated from the coding sequence GTGATTGTTTGGCGGGTCGAGGCGCTGAAGCACGCCGACACGGCGCTCCACGGCATCGGAGCGGCCCGCTTTGGCGGCCGCTGGAACCGCGTCGGCACGGCCCTCGTCTACACCAGCACCACGCTCGCCTTGGCCGCGTTCGAGAAGTTCGTGCATGCCGAGCGACAGGTCGCCGACATCGCACTGGTGGCGCTGGGCTTCGAGTTGCCCGCAGGCTGCGTGCTTGATCGCCCGGCGGCCCTGCCCGCCGACTGGCGCGCCGCCGCCGCACCGAGTTCAACCCAACAGTGGGGCAGCGACTGGGCGCGTGGCGGCAGCACGCTGGCCGCCGCGGTGCCCTCCGTCCTGCTGCCGACCGATCATTGGCTGAGCCACGGCGAGTACAACGTGCTGATCAACTGCGCCGCGTTACCACCGAATTCGCTGCGCGAGGTTGCGAGGCTGCCGTATGCCTACGATCCGCGGGCATGGAAGAACTGA
- the rlmH gene encoding 23S rRNA (pseudouridine(1915)-N(3))-methyltransferase RlmH — protein sequence MKAQLIAVGTGMPDWVQQACTDYFKRLSHWLPLQLVELPPGERGKGRDTARAMEDEAKRLLTAVPRSAHIVLLDGRGRAHSSEQLASRMEAWRMQGQDLAFLIGGPDGFHDSVRRAAGESWSLGPLTLPHPLVRVVVAEQLYRACSLLANHPYHRGG from the coding sequence ATGAAGGCGCAGCTGATCGCCGTTGGCACCGGCATGCCCGACTGGGTTCAGCAGGCCTGTACGGACTACTTCAAGCGCCTCTCGCACTGGCTGCCGCTGCAGCTGGTCGAGCTGCCGCCCGGCGAGCGCGGCAAAGGTCGTGACACCGCCCGCGCCATGGAGGACGAGGCCAAGCGCCTGCTGACGGCGGTGCCGCGCAGCGCGCACATCGTCCTGCTCGATGGACGCGGGCGTGCGCACAGCAGTGAACAGCTGGCGAGCCGGATGGAGGCCTGGCGCATGCAGGGCCAGGACCTCGCGTTCCTGATCGGCGGGCCTGACGGCTTCCACGATTCCGTCCGTCGCGCCGCCGGCGAAAGCTGGTCGCTGGGCCCGCTGACCCTGCCGCACCCGCTGGTGCGCGTCGTGGTGGCCGAGCAGCTCTATCGGGCCTGCAGCCTGCTGGCGAACCATCCTTACCATCGGGGTGGGTAG
- the rsfS gene encoding ribosome silencing factor has translation MNERIRFALEELKARDVREIDVRGKAGFTDTLFIASGTSTRHVKSIADEVQKRVKEIGAMPLGVEGEREAEWVLVDLGDAVVHVFLPRVREFYALERLWSVDGDTPSAVDSETDEG, from the coding sequence TTGAACGAGCGCATCCGCTTCGCGCTCGAAGAACTCAAGGCCCGCGATGTGCGTGAGATCGACGTGCGCGGCAAGGCCGGCTTCACCGACACCCTGTTCATCGCCTCGGGCACCTCGACGCGCCACGTCAAGTCCATCGCCGACGAGGTGCAGAAGCGCGTCAAGGAGATCGGCGCCATGCCCTTGGGCGTGGAGGGCGAGCGCGAGGCCGAGTGGGTGCTGGTGGATCTCGGCGACGCCGTGGTCCACGTGTTCCTGCCGCGCGTACGCGAGTTCTACGCGCTGGAGCGGCTGTGGAGCGTTGACGGCGACACGCCGAGCGCGGTTGACTCCGAGACTGACGAAGGCTGA
- the nadD gene encoding nicotinate-nucleotide adenylyltransferase yields MSAARPLHIVYGGTFDPVHRGHTGIARAARDALLAADLEVATFDFLPNADPPHRAAPGAAAGHRVAMLWLALAGERGFGIDLRELRRAGASYMVDTLEELRGELGPEAPLVLLMGEDAWRGFDRWQRWQTIPRLAHLLVVNRPHAELADPSPALAALAREHALPLSQLAESSAGGFCTLSLPPEAASATEVRAAVTKADATAIATQLDPAVAAYIARHGLYGAPASGAS; encoded by the coding sequence ATGAGCGCTGCGCGTCCGCTGCACATCGTCTATGGCGGCACCTTCGACCCGGTGCACCGCGGCCACACGGGTATCGCACGGGCTGCGCGCGATGCCCTGCTGGCGGCCGACCTCGAAGTCGCTACGTTCGACTTCCTGCCGAATGCTGACCCGCCGCATCGCGCCGCGCCGGGGGCTGCGGCGGGCCATCGCGTGGCCATGCTGTGGCTGGCCCTGGCCGGCGAGCGGGGCTTCGGCATCGATCTGCGTGAGCTGCGCCGCGCTGGCGCCTCCTACATGGTCGATACGCTGGAGGAGCTGCGCGGTGAGCTTGGGCCCGAGGCGCCGCTGGTGCTGCTGATGGGCGAGGACGCCTGGCGCGGATTCGACCGCTGGCAGCGCTGGCAGACGATTCCGCGGCTCGCCCATCTGCTGGTGGTCAACCGGCCGCATGCGGAGCTCGCTGACCCCTCACCCGCGCTTGCGGCGCTGGCGCGCGAGCATGCGCTGCCGCTGTCGCAGCTGGCAGAATCTTCCGCCGGTGGCTTTTGCACGCTCAGCCTTCCACCGGAGGCGGCCTCGGCCACGGAGGTGCGTGCGGCCGTGACGAAAGCCGATGCCACGGCCATCGCGACGCAGCTCGACCCGGCTGTGGCCGCCTACATCGCGCGCCATGGGCTGTACGGGGCGCCGGCCTCCGGAGCAAGCTGA
- a CDS encoding DNA polymerase III subunit delta — protein sequence MFGAATSAGAGGDLPPVVLIASSEALLRVEAADRLRAQARAAGYTEREIFEVDARFDWSQVQASCAAMSLFASRRIVELRIASGKPNKDGVEWLQDYCRNPAPDVLLLILCEDWSKKHEGAWFTAVQKAGRAQVLWPIKVHEMSGWLGQRLRAQGLEASREALELLVDRVEGNLLAAAQEVDKLALLRPEGRIDVDFMANAVADNARYDVFGLSDAAIGGDAQRALQMLAGLRAEGEAVPALVSWLSGQVQQLLRVAEAKSRGANVESALQAAGVWSSRQGPFKKALARGDVAHFEALLAQCAKIERIGKGREQGDGWRELERLLVALAEPRVRPALLAG from the coding sequence ATGTTCGGCGCGGCGACTTCAGCAGGCGCGGGTGGCGATTTGCCACCGGTGGTGCTGATTGCCAGCAGCGAGGCCCTGCTGCGCGTGGAAGCCGCCGACCGCCTGCGCGCGCAGGCGCGTGCCGCGGGCTATACCGAGCGTGAGATCTTCGAGGTCGACGCACGCTTCGACTGGTCGCAGGTGCAGGCCAGCTGCGCGGCGATGTCGCTGTTCGCCAGTCGCCGCATCGTCGAGCTGCGCATCGCTTCGGGCAAGCCGAACAAGGACGGCGTGGAGTGGCTGCAGGACTACTGCCGCAACCCCGCCCCGGACGTACTGCTGCTGATCCTCTGCGAGGACTGGAGCAAGAAGCATGAGGGCGCCTGGTTCACCGCCGTGCAGAAGGCCGGCCGCGCCCAGGTGCTGTGGCCGATCAAGGTGCACGAGATGTCCGGATGGCTCGGCCAGCGGCTGCGCGCGCAGGGGCTTGAAGCCAGTCGCGAGGCGCTGGAGCTGCTGGTTGATCGGGTCGAAGGCAACCTGCTGGCGGCGGCTCAGGAGGTCGACAAGCTGGCCCTGCTTAGACCCGAAGGCCGTATCGACGTCGACTTCATGGCCAACGCTGTGGCCGACAACGCGCGCTACGACGTGTTCGGCCTGAGCGACGCGGCGATCGGCGGCGATGCCCAGCGCGCGCTGCAAATGCTCGCCGGCCTGCGTGCCGAAGGCGAAGCCGTGCCCGCCCTTGTCAGCTGGCTGTCAGGCCAAGTGCAGCAGCTGCTGCGGGTGGCCGAGGCCAAGTCGCGCGGTGCCAATGTCGAATCGGCTCTGCAGGCGGCCGGCGTGTGGTCTTCGCGCCAGGGGCCGTTCAAGAAGGCGCTGGCGCGCGGCGACGTTGCGCACTTCGAGGCCCTGCTGGCGCAGTGCGCGAAGATCGAGCGCATCGGCAAGGGCCGCGAGCAGGGCGACGGTTGGCGCGAGCTGGAGCGGCTGCTGGTCGCCCTCGCCGAGCCGCGCGTGCGGCCGGCTCTGCTGGCCGGCTGA
- a CDS encoding leucine--tRNA ligase: protein MQEFFDPRAIEAAAQNFWDRTRAFEVVEDSSRPKYYCLSMLPYPSGALHMGHVRNYTIGDVISRYKRMQGFNVLQPMGWDAFGLPAENAAIKNKTAPAKWTYANIDHMRGQLKRLGFAYDWSREVTTCTPEYYRWEQQFFTRLFEKGLVYRKNSVVNWDPIDQTVLANEQVIDGRGWRSGALVEKREIPQWFLKITAYADELLDGLDTLEGWPEAVKTMQRNWIGRSEGLEIHFGVEGSAEPLTVFTTRPDTLMGVTFVTVAAEHPLALDAAKDDPALAAFIERCKQGAVNEAELETQEKLGAPTGRYALHPISGERVPIWIGNFVLMGYGTGAVMGVPGHDERDGEFARKYGLPIRMVIINPDVRDAIEELRRDAQKGGDALTTALGGGALRDVFEPSAAVQVIEQFEAAIQQQAAFTERGWLVNSGEFDGLDFAEAFEAIAAKLEAMGRGTRRVNYRLRDWGVSRQRYWGCPIPMLYDGEGNARAVPENQLPVLLPEDVSFSGVASPIKADPEWRKYRDPATSAAFERETDTFDTFMESSWYYARYCCPGANDMLDGRAKYWLPVDQYIGGIEHAVMHLMYFRFFHKLLRDAGYVDSDEPATNLLCQGMVIADTFFRTEADGGKTWINPADVDLQKDERGRVTGATLRADGQPVQIGGSEKMSKSKNNGVDPQSMVDKYGADTVRLFSMFAAPPDQSLEWNEAGVEGMARFLRRLWTAVHRHVSAGAAPALNAAALNAEQKALRRKLHETIEKVADDIGRRHAFNTAIAAVMELLNALTKSDDDSAQGRAVRQEAYTAIALMLNPITPHTSHALWQALGHGETLIEDQSFPKADPAALVRDALTLAVQVNGKLRGTVEVAVDAAREAVEQVALAEPAVQRALEGLTVRKVIVVPGKIVNIVAA from the coding sequence ATGCAAGAGTTTTTTGACCCCAGAGCCATCGAGGCCGCCGCTCAGAACTTCTGGGACCGCACCCGCGCCTTCGAGGTCGTCGAGGACAGCTCGCGTCCGAAGTACTACTGCCTGTCGATGCTGCCGTATCCCTCCGGGGCGCTGCACATGGGCCATGTGCGCAACTACACCATCGGCGACGTCATCAGCCGCTACAAGCGCATGCAGGGCTTCAACGTGCTGCAGCCGATGGGCTGGGACGCCTTCGGCCTGCCGGCCGAGAACGCCGCGATCAAGAACAAGACCGCGCCGGCCAAGTGGACCTACGCCAACATCGATCACATGCGCGGGCAGCTGAAACGCCTGGGTTTCGCCTACGACTGGTCGCGTGAAGTCACCACCTGCACGCCCGAGTACTACCGCTGGGAGCAGCAGTTCTTCACCCGGCTCTTCGAGAAGGGTCTGGTCTACCGCAAGAACAGCGTGGTCAACTGGGACCCGATCGACCAGACCGTGCTCGCCAATGAGCAGGTGATCGATGGCCGTGGCTGGCGCTCCGGCGCGCTGGTCGAGAAGCGCGAGATCCCGCAGTGGTTCCTGAAGATCACCGCCTATGCCGATGAGCTGCTGGACGGCCTCGACACGCTCGAAGGCTGGCCGGAAGCGGTCAAGACCATGCAGCGCAATTGGATCGGCCGCTCGGAAGGGCTGGAGATCCACTTCGGCGTGGAGGGCAGCGCAGAGCCGCTGACCGTGTTCACCACCCGCCCCGACACCCTGATGGGGGTCACCTTCGTCACCGTCGCCGCCGAGCATCCGCTGGCGCTGGACGCCGCGAAGGATGACCCCGCCCTGGCCGCCTTCATCGAGCGCTGCAAGCAGGGCGCGGTCAACGAAGCCGAGCTGGAAACCCAGGAGAAGCTGGGTGCGCCCACCGGCCGCTACGCGCTGCATCCGATCAGCGGCGAGCGCGTGCCGATCTGGATCGGCAACTTCGTGCTGATGGGCTACGGCACCGGCGCCGTGATGGGCGTGCCCGGCCACGACGAGCGCGACGGCGAGTTCGCGCGCAAGTACGGCCTGCCGATCCGCATGGTCATCATCAATCCTGACGTGCGCGACGCCATCGAGGAGCTGCGCCGGGACGCTCAGAAAGGCGGCGACGCGCTGACCACCGCGCTCGGCGGCGGCGCCCTGCGCGATGTCTTCGAGCCCTCGGCGGCCGTCCAGGTGATCGAGCAGTTCGAGGCGGCGATCCAGCAGCAGGCCGCCTTCACCGAGCGCGGCTGGCTGGTCAATTCCGGCGAGTTCGACGGCCTCGACTTCGCGGAGGCCTTCGAGGCCATCGCGGCGAAACTCGAAGCCATGGGCCGCGGCACCCGTCGCGTCAACTACCGTTTGCGCGACTGGGGCGTCAGCCGCCAGCGCTACTGGGGCTGCCCGATTCCAATGCTGTACGACGGCGAGGGCAATGCCCGCGCGGTGCCCGAAAACCAGCTGCCGGTGCTGCTGCCCGAGGACGTGAGCTTTTCGGGCGTGGCCTCGCCGATCAAGGCCGACCCCGAATGGCGCAAGTACCGCGACCCGGCGACAAGTGCGGCCTTCGAGCGCGAGACCGACACCTTCGACACCTTCATGGAGTCGAGCTGGTACTACGCCCGCTACTGCTGCCCGGGTGCCAACGACATGCTGGATGGCCGCGCCAAGTACTGGCTGCCGGTCGACCAGTACATCGGCGGCATCGAGCATGCGGTGATGCACCTGATGTACTTCCGCTTCTTCCACAAGCTGCTGCGCGACGCCGGCTATGTGGACAGCGATGAGCCGGCGACCAACCTCCTCTGCCAGGGCATGGTGATCGCCGATACGTTCTTCCGTACCGAGGCCGATGGCGGCAAGACCTGGATCAACCCGGCCGATGTCGATTTGCAGAAGGACGAGCGTGGCCGCGTCACCGGCGCCACCCTGCGCGCCGATGGCCAGCCCGTGCAGATCGGCGGCAGCGAGAAGATGTCGAAGTCGAAGAACAACGGCGTCGACCCGCAGTCGATGGTCGACAAGTACGGCGCCGACACCGTGCGCCTGTTCTCGATGTTCGCCGCGCCGCCGGACCAGAGCCTGGAGTGGAACGAGGCTGGCGTCGAAGGCATGGCGCGCTTCCTGCGTCGCCTGTGGACGGCCGTGCATCGCCACGTCAGCGCGGGCGCCGCGCCGGCGCTGAACGCAGCGGCACTCAACGCCGAGCAGAAGGCCCTGCGCCGCAAGCTGCACGAGACCATCGAGAAGGTCGCCGATGACATCGGTCGTCGCCACGCCTTCAACACCGCGATTGCCGCCGTGATGGAGCTTTTGAATGCGCTGACCAAGTCCGATGACGACAGCGCGCAGGGCAGGGCGGTGCGTCAGGAGGCCTACACGGCGATCGCGCTGATGCTGAACCCGATCACCCCGCACACCAGCCACGCCCTGTGGCAGGCCTTGGGCCACGGCGAGACCCTGATCGAGGACCAGTCCTTCCCGAAGGCCGATCCGGCCGCCCTGGTGCGCGACGCGCTCACCCTCGCGGTGCAGGTCAATGGCAAGCTGCGCGGCACGGTCGAGGTGGCGGTGGATGCCGCGCGCGAGGCCGTCGAGCAGGTCGCCTTGGCGGAGCCTGCGGTGCAGCGCGCGCTGGAGGGCCTCACAGTGCGCAAGGTGATCGTGGTGCCGGGCAAAATTGTCAACATCGTCGCCGCCTGA
- a CDS encoding cyclic nucleotide-binding/CBS domain-containing protein, translating to MSTSPELDEVIGFLRGHAPFDRLTPEQLDRAARRIEILYRRKGEILLSIGQANTALAVIRRGAVEVHDGSGRLINRLAEGESYGLPSLLTGKPVRNRVSLIEDGLIYLLPVAEFNALRAANPAFEQHFVSTLEERMRAAAEAGGGNALMATPVSRLGSRTPVMVGPEASIREAAQLMSQKGVSSILIGDSEHMLGIVTDRDLRNRVLAAGLDPAEPVTRIMSTDPTHLDADRPVFEAFLVMANRGIHHLPLTREGKPVGMITTRDLVSLQTQHPLYLVRQVAKQESVEGLQEVTGRMPRMFALMLANGARPEDVMRMLTALTDAVTRQLLRIAEDTLGPPPMPYAWLAFGSQARNEQGPHTDQDNGLLLAHTPDEAGADYFENLAKFVCAGLDACGYVFCNGEVMAQNPRWRQPLDVWQGYFRSWMHEPDPKALLHASIFFDQRCVHGDRRLFDALQDTLFDASPRHGIFLAVLARHALTHEVPLGLFRRFVVEHRGEHRDTLDMKKAGSLPLNDLLRVRALAAGLREPGSLARIEGLRRLGKMVDSDAAELAAAFRLLSRLKLEHQAAQLAAGEKTDNRINPSQLTRTDRDALRDAFLVIRQAQAGLSNAFGVQ from the coding sequence ATGAGCACCAGCCCCGAGCTCGACGAGGTCATCGGCTTTCTGCGCGGCCACGCGCCCTTCGACCGACTCACACCCGAACAGCTGGACCGGGCGGCCCGCAGGATCGAAATCCTCTATCGCCGCAAAGGCGAGATCCTGCTGAGCATCGGCCAGGCCAACACCGCGCTGGCGGTGATCCGCCGCGGCGCAGTGGAGGTGCACGATGGCTCGGGGCGGCTGATCAACCGTCTCGCCGAGGGCGAGAGCTACGGCCTGCCTTCGCTGCTGACCGGCAAGCCGGTGCGCAACCGTGTGAGCCTGATCGAAGACGGGCTGATCTATCTGCTGCCGGTGGCCGAGTTCAATGCCCTGCGCGCAGCCAACCCGGCCTTCGAGCAGCACTTTGTCTCCACGCTGGAAGAACGCATGCGCGCCGCCGCAGAGGCGGGCGGCGGCAACGCGCTGATGGCGACACCGGTCAGCCGACTGGGCAGCCGCACGCCGGTCATGGTCGGGCCCGAGGCCAGCATTCGTGAGGCTGCGCAGCTCATGTCGCAGAAGGGCGTGTCATCCATCCTGATCGGCGACAGCGAGCACATGCTGGGCATCGTCACCGACCGCGATCTGCGCAACCGGGTGCTGGCGGCGGGCTTGGACCCGGCCGAGCCGGTGACGCGGATCATGAGCACGGACCCCACCCATCTGGACGCTGACCGCCCGGTCTTCGAGGCCTTCCTGGTGATGGCCAATCGCGGCATCCACCACCTGCCGCTGACCCGCGAAGGCAAACCCGTGGGCATGATCACCACCCGCGACCTGGTCAGCCTGCAGACCCAGCATCCGCTGTACCTGGTGCGCCAAGTCGCCAAGCAGGAGAGCGTCGAAGGCCTGCAGGAGGTCACCGGGCGCATGCCGCGCATGTTCGCGCTGATGCTTGCAAACGGCGCCCGCCCCGAGGACGTGATGCGCATGCTCACTGCGCTCACGGACGCTGTAACCCGCCAGCTGCTGCGGATCGCCGAGGACACGCTAGGCCCACCGCCCATGCCCTACGCCTGGCTGGCCTTTGGCTCGCAGGCGCGCAACGAACAGGGCCCGCACACCGACCAGGACAACGGTCTGCTGCTCGCGCACACGCCCGACGAAGCCGGCGCCGACTATTTCGAGAACCTCGCGAAGTTCGTCTGCGCGGGTCTCGATGCCTGCGGCTACGTGTTCTGCAATGGCGAGGTGATGGCGCAGAACCCGCGCTGGCGGCAGCCGCTCGACGTGTGGCAGGGCTACTTCCGCAGCTGGATGCACGAGCCCGACCCCAAGGCCCTGCTGCATGCCTCGATCTTCTTCGACCAGCGCTGTGTGCACGGCGACCGCCGCCTGTTCGATGCGCTGCAGGACACGCTGTTCGACGCCTCGCCGAGGCATGGGATCTTCCTCGCGGTGCTGGCCAGGCACGCGCTGACCCACGAAGTGCCACTGGGCCTGTTCCGACGCTTCGTGGTCGAGCACCGCGGCGAGCACCGCGACACCTTGGACATGAAGAAGGCCGGCAGCCTGCCGCTCAACGATCTGCTGCGCGTCCGTGCCTTGGCTGCAGGCCTGCGCGAGCCGGGCAGCCTCGCGCGCATCGAGGGGCTGCGCCGGCTCGGCAAGATGGTCGACTCGGATGCCGCCGAGCTGGCCGCGGCCTTCCGCCTGCTGTCACGGCTCAAGCTCGAACACCAGGCCGCTCAGCTTGCCGCCGGCGAGAAGACGGACAACCGCATCAACCCCAGCCAGCTGACCCGCACCGACCGCGACGCGCTGCGCGATGCATTCCTCGTCATCCGCCAGGCCCAGGCTGGACTGTCGAACGCGTTCGGGGTGCAGTGA
- a CDS encoding 3'-5' exonuclease, with amino-acid sequence MARHYALPLPSLSTPWHEAELLAVDFETSGLDTRRDRILSMGWVRICGARIHMDSAQHLLVASAESVGQSATVHGLTDTDIADGLPLSEAVQQLLGALEGRVLVAHGAPIELNFLASACRRCFGVPPTLRYIDTLALERRIRRHEVDPSGYLRLHACRERYGLPSYRAHNAAIDAQACAELLLAQAGRIGDEARLRLRDLMH; translated from the coding sequence ATGGCGCGCCACTACGCCCTGCCCCTGCCATCGCTATCCACGCCCTGGCATGAGGCCGAGCTGCTGGCGGTCGACTTCGAAACCAGCGGACTGGACACGCGACGTGATCGGATTCTCAGCATGGGCTGGGTGCGCATCTGCGGCGCCCGCATCCACATGGACAGCGCGCAGCATCTGCTCGTGGCCAGTGCGGAAAGCGTGGGCCAAAGCGCCACCGTGCACGGGCTGACCGACACCGATATCGCGGACGGCCTTCCCCTGTCTGAGGCGGTGCAGCAGCTGCTCGGCGCGCTGGAGGGCCGGGTGTTGGTCGCCCACGGCGCGCCGATCGAACTGAACTTCCTGGCCTCGGCCTGCCGGCGCTGCTTCGGCGTGCCGCCCACCCTGCGCTACATCGACACGCTCGCCCTGGAGCGGCGAATCCGCCGCCATGAGGTCGACCCCAGCGGCTACCTGCGCCTGCATGCCTGTCGCGAGCGCTACGGGCTGCCAAGCTATCGCGCACACAACGCAGCGATCGATGCACAGGCCTGCGCTGAGCTGCTGCTGGCGCAGGCGGGACGCATTGGCGACGAGGCTCGCCTGCGCCTGCGCGACTTGATGCACTAG
- the zipA gene encoding cell division protein ZipA yields MDPTQLRIILLVLGLLFIGAVYWFGRPQKPGQGKRVAERGAAEQRPEPAFSDHEHDSLDKVIQAELARLEKTLAGEAESSASASRLPGIEFEPDLDARPRAIEAAAPAQPNHAAPAQSTLGARPNPEFDKVVSLIVAARAGTLLHGGDILVAAEKAGLVFGDMQIFHRLPDNRPEAGPIFSVANVVKPGNFDLRQPDQTQTPGVTFFMTLPGPLPALDAWEAMLPAAQRFAELLDAVVLDDERNALGRQRIQFLRDELRAYDRERERQAKRPW; encoded by the coding sequence ATGGATCCGACCCAGCTTCGCATCATCCTTCTCGTCCTCGGCCTGCTGTTCATCGGCGCCGTGTACTGGTTTGGACGTCCGCAGAAGCCGGGGCAGGGCAAGCGCGTCGCCGAGCGCGGCGCTGCCGAGCAGCGGCCCGAACCGGCCTTCAGCGATCACGAGCACGACAGCCTGGACAAAGTCATCCAGGCCGAGCTGGCGCGGCTTGAGAAAACCCTGGCCGGCGAAGCCGAAAGCAGTGCCAGCGCATCGCGATTGCCGGGTATCGAATTCGAGCCTGACCTGGACGCCCGCCCGCGCGCGATCGAGGCCGCCGCACCCGCGCAGCCGAACCACGCTGCACCCGCGCAGTCGACCTTGGGCGCGCGACCCAACCCCGAGTTCGACAAGGTGGTCAGCCTGATCGTGGCGGCGCGCGCCGGCACCCTGCTGCACGGCGGCGACATCCTGGTCGCGGCCGAAAAGGCCGGGCTGGTCTTTGGCGACATGCAGATCTTTCATCGCCTGCCGGACAATCGTCCCGAGGCCGGGCCGATCTTCAGCGTGGCCAACGTGGTCAAGCCCGGCAATTTCGATCTGCGCCAGCCGGACCAGACGCAGACGCCGGGCGTCACCTTCTTCATGACCCTGCCGGGCCCGCTGCCTGCGCTGGACGCCTGGGAAGCCATGCTGCCGGCCGCCCAGCGCTTCGCCGAGCTGCTTGATGCGGTGGTGCTGGACGACGAGCGCAATGCGCTCGGTCGCCAGCGCATCCAGTTCCTGCGCGATGAGCTGCGCGCCTACGACCGCGAGCGCGAACGTCAGGCCAAGCGCCCCTGGTAG